A window of Candidatus Dojkabacteria bacterium contains these coding sequences:
- a CDS encoding fibronectin type III domain-containing protein translates to MRNRKLFKVVVVSALVLFGGFVAFLGYTYWQTSPSKLYVTNITDRSASISWVSNEATTGVVIVKEGNYMLPLKLTTNGSTRAGFDDRDRARAELEASEQTAENLADGTAATADDVQTDVTIKNYGEYYVHHATITNLKPETEYDFMVGNGWFFHKEKSVVGGSDKFTTFAQLDQLATPNPSYGKVVLPGEGDDYESSTDSVLYMRVDFGGNKVSQVLSSVTAENGSWYIDLGNARDEFGNEVGEVTEDLNEKVWVEGGPNGMVEEFDNPTSLDAPMQILFLETDEVEARAPFDFLAGEVNAECCEAFTCVDADGTTVASYGGDDDFGGGSCETRKTGICPSGSSPVGGAKCGDTSSTPGAPSQPGGSPTAPAGACSSPQSGNCHNKYNTSIQIGSNPYNACTCTFLDSSNPALCGCHYIPSTDTISFQS, encoded by the coding sequence ATGCGCAATCGCAAACTTTTCAAGGTTGTTGTGGTCTCGGCACTCGTGTTATTTGGCGGGTTTGTGGCTTTTCTCGGCTACACCTACTGGCAAACAAGCCCATCCAAATTATACGTCACCAACATCACTGACCGTTCCGCTTCCATCTCGTGGGTCAGCAATGAGGCTACAACTGGTGTAGTGATAGTAAAGGAGGGCAACTACATGCTCCCTCTTAAGCTCACGACTAATGGTAGTACCCGCGCCGGCTTCGATGATAGAGATCGTGCCCGTGCAGAGCTTGAAGCATCCGAGCAGACAGCTGAAAATCTTGCAGATGGCACAGCCGCCACAGCAGATGATGTCCAGACAGATGTAACGATCAAGAACTATGGCGAGTATTATGTGCACCACGCCACAATCACAAATCTAAAGCCCGAAACTGAGTACGACTTTATGGTAGGCAATGGCTGGTTCTTCCACAAGGAGAAGAGTGTCGTTGGTGGATCAGACAAATTTACTACTTTCGCACAGCTTGATCAGCTTGCCACTCCAAACCCATCATATGGCAAGGTGGTTCTACCTGGTGAAGGTGATGATTACGAATCGAGCACTGACTCAGTGCTTTATATGAGAGTGGATTTTGGCGGTAACAAAGTATCTCAGGTATTGTCTTCGGTAACTGCTGAGAATGGATCATGGTATATCGACCTTGGAAATGCTCGAGATGAATTCGGCAATGAGGTCGGAGAGGTGACAGAGGATTTAAATGAGAAGGTATGGGTCGAGGGTGGTCCAAATGGTATGGTTGAAGAGTTCGATAACCCTACAAGTCTGGATGCGCCGATGCAGATACTGTTCTTAGAAACTGATGAGGTTGAGGCACGAGCGCCTTTTGATTTCTTAGCAGGTGAAGTAAATGCTGAGTGCTGTGAGGCGTTTACCTGTGTTGATGCCGACGGGACTACTGTAGCTTCGTATGGTGGTGACGATGACTTTGGAGGAGGTAGTTGTGAGACAAGAAAGACAGGCATCTGTCCGAGTGGTAGTTCGCCTGTAGGTGGAGCGAAGTGTGGTGATACATCATCGACACCTGGAGCTCCTTCGCAGCCTGGTGGTAGTCCAACTGCTCCAGCAGGGGCATGTTCGAGCCCTCAGTCAGGAAATTGCCACAACAAATACAACACATCGATCCAGATAGGGTCTAATCCGTATAATGCCTGCACTTGCACATTTTTAGACAGCTCTAATCCGGCACTGTGCGGTTGCCATTATATTCCCTCCACAGACACCATCTCCTTCCAATCCTGA